In Lolium rigidum isolate FL_2022 unplaced genomic scaffold, APGP_CSIRO_Lrig_0.1 contig_8179_1, whole genome shotgun sequence, the following proteins share a genomic window:
- the LOC124682291 gene encoding basic blue protein-like: MAAQGRGSAAGGNVAVVVGLVLLLCVLLQASVAESAVFNVGDRGGWSFNTNSWPTGKRFKAGDVLVFKYDATAHDVVAVSAAGYKACAKPASGAKVYKSGADRVTLARGTNYFICSVPGHCQSGMKIAVTAA, from the exons atgGCAGCTCAGGGAAGAGGCAGTGCTGCCGGTGGCAACGTGGCCGTTGTCGTCGGGCTCGTCCTGCTCCTCTGCGTGCTCCTCCAAGCCAGCGTCGCGGAGTCGGCGGTGTTCAACGTCGGCGACCGCGGGGGCTGGTCGTTCAACACCAACTCCTGGCCCACCGGCAAGCGCTTCAAGGCCGGCGACGTCCTAG TGTTCAAGTATGACGCGACGGCGCACGACGTGGTGGCGGTGAGCGCGGCGGGGTACAAGGCCTGCGCCAAGCCAGCGAGCGGCGCCAAGGTGTACAAGTCCGGCGCCGACCGCGTCACGCTCGCCCGCGGCACCAACTACTTCATCTGCAGCGTCCCCGGCCACTGCCAGTCCGGCATGAAGATCGCCGTCACCGCTGCATGA